GATGTATGGGTGATGAATGCTGTGCCCCATGATGGACCAAGCACTCTTAAGATTATCTATGATAGAGGTCTCATAGGCTCTAATCATGACTGGTATGCCTCATTTCACATAAGGGATTTCCATTTGAGATGAATGGTGTCTTAGGGCCATGGTCTTGTTAGATACATAGATTTAGTACTTGCAAGGAGCTTCTAATTTTTGTGTCCGCAACGCATTAATAAGGTTTTATCATGTGCTAAAAATAAGGCATTATAGTTGAAACAGTGCTGCTAACCTTGTTCAGCAATGGCTGAGGTGCTCATGTACCATTAAAACACTTAGGATAAAACCCTCCATTGCTCTGGCAGGGAATATTCTCCACTATAATTTACCCCTTGTATTGTATGAGTGACACCCCAATAAGTTCCAGGAAAGAACCCTGTGAGATCAGTAGGTCCATTATGCTATGGTGCTACCTGCCCAGCTTTCATCTCAGATATGCTGCTATCAAAACAAAATTGGTTGGGTTGGTTTGGCCAATACTGCTAACATATTGGGTTTACCTCAGCCTTTTTTTCCTTTAGGGTCTTATTTCTGAAAGCATACACCAGTACACTGTGTTGCACTTTAGCACTTCCATTCGTTGTAGTGCTACTATGCACTTACTAAGTTTAGTCATATGACACACACAACTGGAAGCCCTTCTCTAGGCTTTCAAGACATACGATTAGTTTCCACGATAATATAGGAACTGTGAATACTCTTGAGTTACCAACTCATTTTTCTCGACCAGGTGAAGGGTTCATGATTTCTCTGCAATGTTATTATCAATTGTTTGCAATTTTGTGTGTGGTGAATTATACAGTTTCGGATTGTTGCTGGCAAGTTTGTTGACAGTTGTACTTAAATACAATGATGTATTTGCAGGTGTGAGGCATTCTCTACTTATCCTCGAACATATGATCTTCTGCATGCGTGGACAGTCTTCTCGGACCTTGATAAAAGAGGTTGCAGTGCTGAAGATCTGCTCCTTGAAATGGACCGCATCCTCAGGCCAACTGGTTTTATCATTGTGAGAGACAAGGCCCCTGTCATTGCATTCATCAAGAAGTATCTTCATGCACTTCACTGGGAGGCAGTAACTGTTGTGGATGCTGAGTCCAGTTCGGAATCCGAGGAGAATGAAATGATATTCATAATCCGGAAGAAATTGTGGTTACCAGGAGGCTCGCAGGACTCCACGTAATGTTGTCTTTTGAGTTTCTTTGGCACCATCAGCATCTGCAGCTCAGAAGCCAAGAAGCAAGCTCAGCTGCTCCCTCCAAATACACAATTCAGTATTGCTGCTCCAGAAATAGAATTTCTAGTCCCCTACCCACGTGAAGATAGATTATTTTTCAGCATATGGCAAAGCATCTAGAAGACTAAGCTCAAGCCTCTTCTTTTTTGTCTCTACAGATTCTGTGATGTCAGTTGATGTTCGTTCTCTAGCATGGTTAGGAAATAAAGCCTTTTAAATGTTCAGCTTCAGTTAGGTGCTTATGGTCTATTTGTTAAAGTGTTATTTTGTAAACAGATCTGGTGTTTATTGTAAGAAGCGAAAATTTGTAAACATATTTTGGACCAATGAGGTTTAGCCTGGGATAGAGGTCTCAAGACTGCTGGAGTCTCATCCCTGAGGAATGTACTGCAGGTTTGTACCGAAGAAGAGTGGTGCTTCTGATGTATATGTTCCCTCTTGTGTCTTTCTCTACGGATAGAGACATCAGGCAATAATATCACCTAGCAGGTAACACagatagaagatgaagagagaatagGTAGAAAATTAGTTAGGGTCTCTTTGTTTGCAAAATTCTAAAAATATAGGGATAAGAAAAACATAAATTATGATGGCATATACTACCATAGTAAATCCTACAGGAATTAAAAAAACACAATAATTCGTAACATAACCTATTTTGTTGCACCACAGGCATGACATGGTTGTCACAAGAACAAACGAATTTTTATATGGGGCTGACTCGATGGAAAATTTCGTTCTAGAATGAATAAAAAGTACTCCCTCTGTCCTATAATATAAGATCTTGTTTGGTCTGTTGGATTGGAAACCATACGAATTTTCATATGAAATTCCTTTGAACCAAAGACCGTGTAGCACATAGAAAAGCACAACTCACCATATTCTTTGTTTTTTTGAACGGCGAGATTGATTGCTGGGATATCAATGTTATTACAAGCATGCACGATTAGCTCCGATGAGCATGAAACAACTGGACCATGCGACATCCCCACAACTCAACTATCTCCTATTAAGGTGTAACCTCACTGGATCAAATCCCGCGAATAACAGTATTGGTGAACCAGTTGGCACTTCTCAAGTTATGTGATAAACAGAGTTGCTGGCAAATTATGCGCGACGCTGTTCCCCTCTTGACCCAGGCAAAAGATCCATCACCTCATGAATCTTCCTCTGAATTCCCTATCATCAAAAGTTTCTTTATTTGAGCATGGATAGGCTGGAAAACTGAAGAACAATCAGTCTCAACAAAGTAGGCTAGTAAATATCAAGCGAGTCAACATTTCGGCCCTCGCTGCACTAGTCACCTTATCCATAATGGCTAGAAACTGCAAACCTTGAAGTACAGTTGTATATCAGACAGACGGATGCTTACATAGCATATTCCGTGCTAGGGTTACCTGCTTTCCATCCAGACCATCATCTACCTGTAAATGAAGAAATGAATGGCTATCCTCGCCACTATCATCAACAAGCTATCAGTGATATGAGCCAATCATGAAGTACATATGCATTGCTTTTACTGGATATCTGTGTAACATATATCTTCACTTCCTTTAACCTTCAACATAGTTCTGGCCATTGCCCCTTTTCCCCTCGGATCTTGGCAAAAGCTGCAGGCTTTCAGCCTCCCATAAACCACACCATATTTGAGCCCAGGGGTTCAATATGGCTCCCTTTTCTTTTTGACGGTCAAGATGGTGTCACTGATTGCCCTTATCACCCATATCAGATATTGCTGTAGTTTTTCATGGTCTATGAGCCAGTATTTTCGTGGCAAACCAACTCTTCATTTACCACATATCTCCACAGCTGCATGAGCCATCATTAAAATGGTGATAGGTGCAACCATCTGAAATCAATATCTCCCGGTTCTTATCTCTTGAGATAAATTTGATTGAGGAATGACATTCTTTGCACATTCGAAAGTTCTTCAAGATCCGTATCGGTTCATGACCACACATGGAAATAAGTCCATAGCACACCGCAATCCGTTCGGTGTGGTGGCATGACAATGGATCAACTTCTACATTGCAATAGGGCTCATTGTCTTGAGGGGCATACCCAGACTGTTCCATCCTACTAGCCACGTCCTTCCATGTACTCAAAATATTCTCAAAAGCAGGATGAGACAAATCTCCAGCCTCAAAAGAATCCACACTTGTGCCGAGATATAGCCAGCTACATTGTCTCTCGACATGCAACCCTTGCTCTGTCATAGCATCCCTCACAGATTCAGTTGAATCCCACAAACCATTGTTGGCATATATATTGGAAAGCAGCATGTAGTTTGAAGTGTTATTTGGTTCAAGCTCAAAAAGAGATTTTGCAGCCTTAGCCGCAACCTCCAAATTTGAGTGAAGCTTACAAGCTTTGAGAACAGTAGACCATAGGCACGCATCCAGCTCATGTGGCATCTTCTGGATAAGTTCTAGTGATTCCTCCAATAAACCAGCTGTTCCCATGATGTCAACCATGCAGGTGTAGTGTTTTAAAGTAGGTTTTATGCCATATAAATCTTCCATACTGTAGAAATAGTCCCGGGCTTCTTCCATGGAACCTTCTTGCTTACAAGCTGAAAGAAGTATGATGAAAGTAACAGGATCCGGTTGAATTCCAGATTGTTCAAGTGTCCTGAACAATTCTTTAACATCTCTGGGCATCCTATGAAGCAAGTAGCAACACATCATTGCATTCCATACTGCTACATCCTTTTCAGCACTGCGCTCAAAAACAAACCTAGCATCCTCAATCTTACCACATTTCCCATACATATCTATTAGTGCACTTGCAAGAGTATCTGGATAACCACGAGGCCAGTTTTTGTGTATGTAACCATGCAGTTCTCTCCCATACCCCAACGCCATTGTCATCCCAGAGGACAAAAGAGCTATCTGCACTGTAACCAAGTTAGGAAGTAAATCACAGTCGAGCATTTCATAGAATAGTTTCAAAGCAACTTGTGGCTTCTTGTTATACTTGTAAGCTGCTAGCAGACTATTCCATGTGACAACATTCTTATTCCTGATTCCCTGGAAAACATTAGCAGCAGATACCATATCACCAGCTTTACCATAAAGGTCAACCAATTTGCTGGAAACAAATACGTTTGACGTCAAACCACTCCTTAGAGCATAGCAATGTACTTGCTTCCCGAGACGATCTAACTTGAGGTCTGTCAATAGGGAGAGGACGCTAGTAAGTGTAGTACTGTTTGGCTGAATGGGGCAGCTATTATCAAGAAATGTCCAGTACTTTGGATCTGCAGTGCTCAAGAGCTGCATGTATCTGAAAACTTCCAGCGCATCGGCACAGAGGCCAAAGTGATAAAACCCGGATATTAAAGCATTCACTGAGATCACATTAGGCTTCAAGCTGGCATTGATCATGGCTGACAAGAGTTCACTTGCTAGTTCTTTCTGACCTGCTCTAGCATACGCAGCAATGAAGATGTTATACGTGACAGTGTCGGGCTTCAGCCCATCCTGCTGCATCAAGTTAAAAGCTTCACACGCCCTGTCCATTCTCCCATCACTCATATATGACTGAATCAACTCATTCCATACCGTGACGTTCCTCTCCCCGTCAATGGCGGAGAACACGCTTCTCGCGTAAGCAGACTCCCCGCACTCCGAGTACATGCCGATCAAAGAGGAACCTATGTAGACGTTCAATTGGATTCCGCAGCGTACGACGTAAGAATGCAGCTGCTTTCCGACGCCCAGCGCCATGAGGCCGGTGCAAGCAGGGAGTATGCTAGCGACAGTCACTGCGTCGGGCATCTCGGTCTCGCACATCTCCAGGAAGACGTCGAAAGCCTCGTCGTAACGCGCGTTCTGCACACAGCCGGAGATGATGCAGTTCCAGGAACTGACCCGCGGCTTGACGCCCCTGAGCCGCATTTCGTCGAACAGATCCAGCGCGGCACCGATGTCGCCGTTTCTGGCGAACCCGGAGACGAGCGTGTTCCATGAAATCACGTCGGGCTGCACGCCGGTGGCTTGCATGGATTGGAAGAGCTGGAAGGCATGGTCGAGCTCCCCGGCGTTGGCGTGGGCGCCCACGAGAGCGGTCCACGCGACGACGTCGGGTTCGGGGAGGGACGCGAACGCGGCGCGCGCGGCGCCGACGTCCCCGAGCGCGGCGTACATGGCGACGACCGCGTTGCCCACCACGGCGTCGTCGGCCAGCGCGGGGCCGGCCTTGGCGGCGAGCGCgtgcgcggcggcggcgaggcggggCGCGCCCGCCCCG
This Lolium perenne isolate Kyuss_39 chromosome 1, Kyuss_2.0, whole genome shotgun sequence DNA region includes the following protein-coding sequences:
- the LOC127300448 gene encoding putative pentatricopeptide repeat-containing protein At3g23330 is translated as MATTMLPPPTPRAVFSPRCSLQAPTRPLDGAPQSRHAPPHRARPAAAAYAKEIGACVRARRWRAACEAFAAMRAAGASPDRFLFPQVLRACAGAGAPRLAAAAHALAAKAGPALADDAVVGNAVVAMYAALGDVGAARAAFASLPEPDVVAWTALVGAHANAGELDHAFQLFQSMQATGVQPDVISWNTLVSGFARNGDIGAALDLFDEMRLRGVKPRVSSWNCIISGCVQNARYDEAFDVFLEMCETEMPDAVTVASILPACTGLMALGVGKQLHSYVVRCGIQLNVYIGSSLIGMYSECGESAYARSVFSAIDGERNVTVWNELIQSYMSDGRMDRACEAFNLMQQDGLKPDTVTYNIFIAAYARAGQKELASELLSAMINASLKPNVISVNALISGFYHFGLCADALEVFRYMQLLSTADPKYWTFLDNSCPIQPNSTTLTSVLSLLTDLKLDRLGKQVHCYALRSGLTSNVFVSSKLVDLYGKAGDMVSAANVFQGIRNKNVVTWNSLLAAYKYNKKPQVALKLFYEMLDCDLLPNLVTVQIALLSSGMTMALGYGRELHGYIHKNWPRGYPDTLASALIDMYGKCGKIEDARFVFERSAEKDVAVWNAMMCCYLLHRMPRDVKELFRTLEQSGIQPDPVTFIILLSACKQEGSMEEARDYFYSMEDLYGIKPTLKHYTCMVDIMGTAGLLEESLELIQKMPHELDACLWSTVLKACKLHSNLEVAAKAAKSLFELEPNNTSNYMLLSNIYANNGLWDSTESVRDAMTEQGLHVERQCSWLYLGTSVDSFEAGDLSHPAFENILSTWKDVASRMEQSGYAPQDNEPYCNVEVDPLSCHHTERIAVCYGLISMCGHEPIRILKNFRMCKECHSSIKFISRDKNREILISDGCTYHHFNDGSCSCGDMW